A window of the Amycolatopsis solani genome harbors these coding sequences:
- a CDS encoding response regulator transcription factor, with protein sequence MGSPGRGLVLVVEDEAAIAELAALYLKRDGFGVHVEADGGRALDAVRRLKPVAIVLDIGLSGMDGIEICKALRAAGDWTPVLFVTARDDELDRLLGLEIGADDYLTKPFSPRELAARVRTVLRRASGATPAASAFTVGGTRVDVVSRRAWAGDAEVFLTSTEFDLLTHLLRHPGQVLSRDQLLSAVWGYAAAAGTRTVDVHVAQLRAKLGASSPIRTVRGIGYAADPA encoded by the coding sequence ATGGGGTCACCGGGGCGCGGCCTCGTCCTCGTGGTCGAGGACGAGGCCGCGATCGCCGAACTGGCGGCGCTCTACCTCAAGCGCGACGGCTTCGGGGTGCACGTCGAGGCCGACGGCGGGCGGGCCCTCGACGCCGTCCGCCGCCTCAAGCCGGTCGCGATCGTGCTCGACATCGGACTGTCCGGAATGGACGGTATCGAGATCTGCAAAGCGTTGCGCGCGGCCGGGGACTGGACGCCGGTGCTGTTCGTCACCGCCCGCGACGACGAGCTCGACCGCCTGCTGGGCCTGGAGATCGGCGCGGACGACTACCTGACCAAGCCGTTCAGCCCGCGTGAGCTGGCCGCCCGGGTCCGGACGGTGCTGCGGCGCGCGTCGGGGGCGACGCCGGCCGCATCGGCGTTCACGGTCGGCGGCACGCGGGTGGACGTGGTTTCGCGGCGGGCTTGGGCGGGCGACGCCGAGGTCTTCCTGACGTCGACCGAGTTCGACCTCCTCACGCACCTGCTCCGGCACCCGGGGCAGGTGCTTTCGCGCGACCAGCTGCTCAGCGCGGTCTGGGGCTACGCCGCGGCGGCGGGCACGCGCACCGTGGACGTCCACGTGGCTCAGCTGCGGGCGAAACTCGGCGCGTCGAGTCCGATCCGGACGGTCCGCGGCATCGGCTACGCGGCGGACCCGGCGTGA